The following proteins are encoded in a genomic region of Primulina huaijiensis isolate GDHJ02 chromosome 3, ASM1229523v2, whole genome shotgun sequence:
- the LOC140972509 gene encoding G-type lectin S-receptor-like serine/threonine-protein kinase At2g19130, translated as MENGSLDTHLFNLKETSKVLDWTTRYQIALGIARGLSYLHEKCRDCIIHCDIKPENILLDAELCPKVADFGLAKLMGRDFSRVLTTFRGTRGYLAPEWISGVAITAKADVYSYGMMLFELVSGRRNSELSEGEKSKFFPSLAYTLIVQGGDTLSLLDPALSRIAEAEEVLKICKIACWCIQEDENIRPSIGQVVQILEGVMDVNLPPIPRSLQHFVETEENIIFFTDSSSGQSSNSRSIMASNASTRSKASDASTLSKNSTSSTS; from the coding sequence ATGGAAAATGGCTCCTTGGATACTCATCTTTTTAACTTAAAAGAAACGTCTAAGGTTTTGGATTGGACAACACGGTACCAAATCGCCTTAGGTATCGCTAGAGGGTTGTCGTATCTCCATGAGAAATGCCGGGACTGCATCATTCACTGTGatataaaacccgaaaatattCTCCTGGATGCCGAACTTTGTCCCAAGGTGGCAGATTTCGGTTTGGCGAAGCTCATGGGGCGTGATTTTAGCAGGGTTCTGACAACCTTTAGAGGGACAAGAGGCTATCTCGCACCGGAGTGGATATCAGGTGTTGCCATAACGGCGAAAGCCGATGTTTACAGCTATGGAATGATGCTTTTTGAACTAGTATCTGGTAGGCGAAACTCCGAGCTTTCCGAGGGtgaaaagtctaagtttttccCTTCATTGGCTTACACTCTAATCGTACAAGGAGGCGACACGCTGAGCTTATTAGACCCTGCACTCTCAAGAATCGCGGAAGCCGAAGAGGTTCTAAAGATTTGCAAAATTGCTTGCTGGTGTATTCAAGAAGATGAAAATATTAGACCTTCTATAGGTCAGGTGGTTCAGATTCTGGAAGGAGTTATGGATGTTAACTTACCACCGATTCCTCGATCGCTCCAACATTTTGTTGAAACTGAAGAGAACATAATATTCTTCACCGATTCTTCCTCGGGTCAGAGCTCGAACTCGAGAAGCATCATGGCTTCAAATGCTTCCACTCGCTCCAAGGCTTCGGATGCTTCTACTCTCTCCAAGAACTCAACATCTTCCACATCTTAG
- the LOC140972188 gene encoding basic blue protein-like translates to MAEGRGSAVSLAAVVMVLTAVVFNGGVAEAATYTVGDGGGWSFDVSGWPQGKRFVAGDVLVFNYNPRFHNVVKVNGAGCTAPSGAKVYQSGRDQIRLVKGQNYFICSIPGHCEAQMKIAVNAA, encoded by the exons ATGGCCGAGGGAAGAGGCAGTGCAGTGAGCCTTGCGGCGGTGGTGATGGTGCTTACAGCGGTTGTTTTCAACGGCGGAGTGGCTGAAGCCGCCACATACACCGTGGGAGATGGCGGCGGTTGGTCCTTCGACGTGTCTGGCTGGCCCCAAGGCAAGCGCTTCGTTGCTGGTGATGTACTAG TGTTCAACTACAATCCAAGATTCCACAATGTGGTGAAAGTGAACGGGGCCGGGTGCACAGCTCCTTCTGGGGCCAAAGTTTATCAATCAGGGAGAGATCAGATCAGACTCGTGAAGGGGCAAAACTATTTCATTTGCAGTATTCCGGGGCATTGCGAAGCTCAGATGAAGATTGCCGTGAATGCTGCGTAA